The genomic window CCGGCTCACCTCGGTGGGCGGGCTGCGCGCCGAGTCCCTGTCCGACGGGGTGCCGCACGGGGGTTCCTACACCAAGGCCGAGCTCCGCGGCCTGGTCCGCCACGCGGCGGAGCGCGGGGTGACCGTCGTGCCGGAGATCGAGATGCCCGGTCATGTGCGCGCGGCGCTGGCTGCCTACCCTTCGCTGGGCAACCACCCGGAGCGCCCGCTCGACGTCTGGACCAGGTGGGGCGTCTGCGACACGGTGCTCGGGGTGCACGAGGGGGTCTTCGACTTCTGCCGGGCCGTGCTGGAGGAGGTCATGGGCGTCTTCCCCTCCCCCTACATCCACATAGGCGGCGAGGAGTGCCCCACGACCGAGTGGGAGAACAGCCCGGCGGCCCGGGAACGTGCCGCGGCCGAGGGGCTCGACGGCCCCGGTGAGCTGCACGGCTGGTTCATGGGCCGCGTCGGCTCGTTCCTGGTGGAGCACGGCCGCCGGCCCACGGGCTGGGCGGAGAGCGGCAGCGAACTGCCGCCCGAGTTCACGGTGATGACGTGGCGCGACCCGGCCCACGCCCGCACCGCCGCGCGGCGCGGTCACCACGTGGTGACCGCGCACCACCGTGCCACCTACCTCGACTACGCCCAGTCCACGGATCCGGACGAGCCCCCGGCCCAGCCGGGCGACCCGGTCCCCCTGCACGCGGTCCACGCCAACGAACCCGTGCCGCTGGACTGGGAGGCCGACGAGGCGTCCCGTGTCCTGGGCACACAGGCGCAGTTGTGGACCGAGTACGTGACGACGCCGGACCGCATCGAGTACCTCACCTACCCCCGGCTGTGCGCACTGGCGGACCGCGCCTGGTCCGGCGGGAACGGCGACTGGTCCGGTTTCGTCGAGCGCCTGCGCCATCACACCGCCCGGCTGGACGCCCTCGGTGTCCGGTACCGGCCTCTGACCGCGCGGTCCCTCGCGACCGCGTCAACAGGTACAGCGCGACCCCCTCTTTAGCCCGATCTCCCACCGTTCCGGAGAGGAACATCGCCATGAGTGCTTTCCGCAGAAGCCGTGTCCGCGCGGCGGCGGCCGCCGCCGTCACCCTGGCCATGGGCTGTACGGCCCTGGCCGCACTGCCCACGACGGCAGGTGCCGCGGCGGCCGCGGCCGGGCTGGCCGTCCAGTACCGCACGAGCGCGT from Streptomyces sp. NBC_01341 includes these protein-coding regions:
- a CDS encoding beta-N-acetylhexosaminidase — its product is MPAPRPEPSLLPRPHKVSPRPGRFVLGQDTSVRALPGAEGAADLLRALVGPTTGLPLPPSAEGRVVLALDPDLGGLGDEGYGLTVGPQALLLRAARPAGLLRGVQTIRQLLPPEALSGGVHRPAWELPCVEISDVPRYAWRGAMLDVARHFQPVSYLHRYVDLMALHKLNVLHLHLTDDQGWRMPVDAFPRLTSVGGLRAESLSDGVPHGGSYTKAELRGLVRHAAERGVTVVPEIEMPGHVRAALAAYPSLGNHPERPLDVWTRWGVCDTVLGVHEGVFDFCRAVLEEVMGVFPSPYIHIGGEECPTTEWENSPAARERAAAEGLDGPGELHGWFMGRVGSFLVEHGRRPTGWAESGSELPPEFTVMTWRDPAHARTAARRGHHVVTAHHRATYLDYAQSTDPDEPPAQPGDPVPLHAVHANEPVPLDWEADEASRVLGTQAQLWTEYVTTPDRIEYLTYPRLCALADRAWSGGNGDWSGFVERLRHHTARLDALGVRYRPLTARSLATASTGTARPPL